CCGGCTGACATCCCAAAGCCCCTCCCAAAGCTCCTACGGGGTCCTTAGGTACGCCACTCCACCTTTGCCGGACATGCTTTGTGCTACCTTAATAGGTAGAGAGCAAGGTGCCTTTGGGCACCTGGGAGGTGAAGCGTGCAAACACTGACCATAACCGAAACGGCGGCGGCCAAAGCCAAGGAAATCCTCGGCAACACCGGTAAGGATAACGCCGCGATTCGGATCTATATCAAGTCCGGCGGCTGCAGCGGCTACTCGTACGGCATGGCCATCGACGACCGCACCTTGGACGGCGATACCGTCGTCGAGGACGCGGGTATTCGTCTGGTGGTGGACAAGGCCAGCCTACCGCTCTTGGAGGGCTCGCAGGTCGATTACGTCGAGAACATGATGGGCGGCGGTTTCAGCGTCAACAACCCGCACGCCACGAGTTCCTGTGGCTGCGGCAGCTCGTTTCGCACCGACGGCAAGCAGGCGCCGGGCGGCGAGGGCGCGGTCGGCTGCGGCAGCTGAACCAGCGGGGCTGAGTTAGAGGCTCAAGGCTCGAGCGGGACGCTTGTCCCGCTCGTTTTTTGGTGCCGTCACGAATGGCCGTGGCTACTCGCCACCTGCTCCCAGAGGCACCGCTTCGATGGTCCGCTCGTCAAGCACAGCCCCCTCCGGCAGCCTCTCGACCTGCGCCAGAATAAAGGCGACGATGTCCAGATAGTCCTGACCGCTCAGGCTGCCCGGTGCCTGGCGGGGCATGGCGGCGCGGGCGTAGTGGTAGAACGCGGCGGCGTCAAAGTTTCTGAGCGCCCCTGCTCCCCACAGGGGCGGCGCGATGCCCACGGAAAAGGCGTACTCCGGCGTCATCGCCTCCTGCGCCAGCTGCCGGGGGTTGCGGGGGGCGTGACAGCGTTCGCAGAAGCGGTGCTCCTCGGGAAAGGCCGTTCTTGCCTCCTCGAGCCCCTTGCCCTGCCGTCCGTGGCAGGTCGTGCAGTAAAACATATAGAGCGCCTCGCCGCGCGCCACCTGCTCGGCCGATGTCTCGTGCGGCGCCTCCAGGGGAGGTGGCTTTATCCCCTCGCTCCAAGTGAGGCTCGAGGCCACGAGCAGAAGCGCCACCGAGAGGAGGATGAAGGGTCGTGGAGGCGTCATGCGGCGCCCATCACTCGCGGCCTTCGACAAAGCGCTCGATGGCCCACAAACCCCTGGGGTCGGGAGACTCCCGCAGCATGGCGATGTGGCCGCC
This window of the Deinococcota bacterium genome carries:
- a CDS encoding iron-sulfur cluster assembly accessory protein, with translation MTITETAAAKAKEILGNTGKDNAAIRIYIKSGGCSGYSYGMAIDDRTLDGDTVVEDAGIRLVVDKASLPLLEGSQVDYVENMMGGGFSVNNPHATSSCGCGSSFRTDGKQAPGGEGAVGCGS
- a CDS encoding c-type cytochrome, coding for MTPPRPFILLSVALLLVASSLTWSEGIKPPPLEAPHETSAEQVARGEALYMFYCTTCHGRQGKGLEEARTAFPEEHRFCERCHAPRNPRQLAQEAMTPEYAFSVGIAPPLWGAGALRNFDAAAFYHYARAAMPRQAPGSLSGQDYLDIVAFILAQVERLPEGAVLDERTIEAVPLGAGGE